CTTATgcataatatgtaaaacacaTATGATCACATCTCACATGTCTCATGCTATTTTAAGACACATATACAAGTTGTTACTTATTAACTATAAAGCTTTTTATGGCTACTTGAAAGTTAACCTCTAAAGTTACTGGTAATTTAATTAGTAGTTCCagtaaataaatgtgtttttaataaatgggatgtttttagaatattaaatgaatgaatgtgTTGTATAGTCTCCATACTATACATGAACTATATGTAATATGCATTTACTACTtactactatttattatttgcagaaaaattaaatgatgatgaagatgacaGCGGTTGGGATGCAGATGACGACAATGTTATACTCGGTCAgattaaacagaaaaaaagttTTACCGGTAATTGATATACAAAACATTATAGTTATTTCCCACTTCTAGGCTTATGTAAAACTAtccattttctataaataattgtataatgtgTCCGATATGGCCATAACTGgtcagttattatttaaattactagcccatatttatttattatgtaaggcTACTTAAATACTACTCTTTATATATGATTACAGAACCACTTCAAACTGACAACAATATAGAATCAAGGACATGGGGTATAGAGCTAGAAAATGGGACTGAACAGAAacctaaaaaaaatgtagatggTAAATATAagagcaaattatttttatagtttaattcataatttgcatttatataatttaatatgaacatTCTTATTTCCAGATGTATTGGtggaaagaaaaaaattgagcaAAAGTAAAATCAGGGAAAAAATAggtaataaatatgttacacAATTAACTTGTATTGGCTCAATTATGGTCAAAAGCTTTACCTCCATAAAACGGACAGAGCTTACTTACTTTTGAGCTTACTCTGCCATTTTAATAGGACTAGTATGGGAAGCTGCAAGGCAGTAGCTTCTCATAATTGCATTATTTAATAAGCACTTTATTCCTTACTAATATTCAATATCATAGATTTAGGAATGTCGCTATAGATGCGCTTTGCCAGCAAtgcaaaattaatatacataatttttaaatatggcaCTATATGGCACCTTATTTTATTCCTATTCTATGCAAATATTTTTGCAAGACATTGCATTACCAgcattattagaaaaaaactcATTTCCAAACCCTGAAAGGAGAAACAATAATTACTCAGTTCAGTGAATGTATATGTGGGTTGTCACCAGGGGTTATAACCTGTGGCTCCGTGCTTGCAGAGCCCGTGGTGCACCAGTGCGACGTGTGCGGCAAGTGCCTCAGCACCAAGAGCAACCTGAAGGCGCACAAGATCTGCCACACCAACCTGCGGCCCTTCCGCTGCGACGACTGCCCCGCCACATTCAGGTCTGTCAGCGTCTTTGTTTTTCTAATATCTTCATCAGCTGGTTTAAAAAAACTTTCGTTATAGTTATATAGTAGTAAATCTTGTGTTAAAACTGCCAtctcaaataagtagtcattCCACCTTGCCTGAAGACTGGTCTTCTTAAGATCTCTCAAGGTCTTATCTTCAAAGGCTCATCGAAACAGATCTGCAGCAGGTAAGACCCCTGCCAGATTAGTTCAGTTCGttgttgtttacaatttttggaatagaattaaaatatctgtcaaaatattaagcgtaaataatttattaccatTTTGTGCCATGCTCAAGATTAGTCCTTCTATTCGGCATTGGTGTTACAACTGCAGAGTCCATtgacgtgtgtgtgtgtgtctccTGGCCGGTTTCGGCTATGGCGACTGTTATTCTAGACAAATACAGTAAGAAATTACGTAAAAGTAAAAGTTACTTAGTATGTGAGAGCTCCGTTGTTCTGTTATCTGATGTGCTCTAATGTGACTTATGTACCTCTTGTTAATAAGGGTACGACCGCATTTCGGGCATGTTAAAACCCCGTCAACGTGCTTAAAGACCATGGCAGCTGGTTGTCGGGCCTTTAACTCATCTCTCTTCCTGTCAAGGTCTCGGCAACTTTCTACCTCGAATTGACGTATAAGTTTGTCGGACGAACACGGTCTAATTAGTGGTCACTGGTTTCAAGCCTGTTGGTAACTGAGACGTGACGCCGGTTGCAGAGGTTACAGCGCCCTGTTCCAGCACCGCAAGGTCCACTCGGGCGCGCAGTCCTACCACTGCGAGTACTGCTCCAAGCCCTTCCGACGCCGCACGGGACTCATCAACCACATCCGCGCACACACAGGTGCCTCGCTGCATGTTATATCGACCAACCACTCATTATTATTTGCACATTGGcctatttataacattttgcttaataataaatgattaggAGAAAAGTTGCACAGCTGTACCATCTGCTTCAAGAATTTCGTGCAGAAGGCGCAACTGTCGACGCACATGAAGCGCCACAAGGGAGACAAGAGCTACCTCTGCCAGGAGTGCGGGAAAGGTAATTGCAGaacgaccccccccccccttccgTTCGCTGGAGActtagaacaacaacaacaacagcctgtaaattcccactgctgggctaaaggcctcttctccctttgtggagaaggtttggaacatattccaccacgctgttccaatgcgggttggtggaatacacatgtgctagaatttctatgaaatttgtcacatgcaggtttcctcacgatgttttccttcagcgctgagcacgagacgaattataaagacaaattaagcacaggaatcagcggtgcttgcctgggtttgaacccgcagtcatcggttaagatgcacgcgtcctaaccactgggccatctcgactcaacagCTCGCTGGGGACTTGACAATTTCATACTGGAATATGGAATGGATATATTTGTGTTAACTTAATCTTTACTCAGGTTTCTCCGTAAAGTCCGACTTGACGGTCCACCAACGCACACACAACGGAGAGAAGCCCTACGCCTGCCACCTCTGCGAGAAGACCTTCGCGACCTCCGGCAACCTCTCGATACACGTGCGGATACACAACAAGGAAGTCAAGTGAGTGGCTACTGCAGCACGAGTGAGGCATAGGGCGCGTTAGGGCAGCGACGTAACCGGCGGCGGCCCGCAGGTACACGTGCGGCGAGTGCGGGCGCGGCTTCGTGACGTACAGCTCGTACGCCGTGCACGTGAAGCGGCACCGCGGCCAGCGCGACCACCGCTGCGACTGCGGCAAGACCTTCTACACGTCGTCGGCGCTCAAGCAGCACCGCGTCGTGCACAGCGGCCTCAAGCGCTACCAGTGCAAGCTGTGCGAGCGCCGCTTCGCGCAGCCCAGCCACCTCACGCGCCACTTCCGCCGCGACCACGCGCCGCCCGACGCGCCGCTGCCGCCGCCGCACAGCTTCCGCCGCGTGCTCTCCGACGCCGACctcgcgcccgccgcgccgcgccccgCACCGCCCCCACCCGCGCCCGCGCTGCCCTAGCCGCGCCGCGCCCCGCCCCGCCCCCccggcgcccgcgccgcccgacgCGCCGCTGCCGCCGCCGCACAGCTTCCGCCGCGTGCTCTCCGACGCCGACctcgcgcccgccgcgccgcgccccgCACCGCCCCCACCCGCGCCCGCGCTGCCCTAGCCGCGCCGCGCCCCGCCCCGCCCCCccggcgcccgcgccgcccgacgCGCCGCTGCCGCCGCCGCACAGCTTCCGCCGCGTGCTCTCCGACGCCGACctcgcgcccgccgcgccgcgccccgCACCGCCCCCACCCGCGCCCGCGCTGCCCTAGCCGCGCCGCGCCCCCGACCCGCCCCGCCGCACCGGCGCCGCCGCTGGCCtagccgcgccgcgccgccgccgaccTGGCGCCCGCCGCGCCGGCGCCGCCGCCTACCTCAACCCGCTAGACCGAATGGAACCTAATCAAATGAAATCGACTAATTCTCGTCACaagatattgatatatttgtattatttatttcgactcgaataattattaagtattatgtTAGGATAGAACAGAGAATGATTAAATGTATACACTATTtaagagaaataaaatttttacgaaCTTTTCACGTgcggttttattttaactagtaCGTATACATGTATCTCAGTATAAATCACCTCCATCCACACAGTACTCGGTCGCAAATAGCGTCGTTAGGCGTTAAACACGCATTGATTACTCGTGggcaaagatttaaatcgtcaGATGCGCCCTCGTCTtgaaaaactgaaataattgtTACAATGCGTGTGTCGACAAGTCGCTTACGATGGCTCACGCGTTCACACGTGCGTGCGAAGTACGGtcaacaaattcatcaaattgcaaaatgtaagaaattaggttgttaatggaaataatttataaaaattgcaaaaataaaacacgttattaataaaccattttatatcatataattgtactataaaaaaatatttttttttttacatacgcATACACatgttattacataataataatattcatgaaataaaattaatttatcatactTTTGCCAGTTTGATCtcttaacatttttatgaatatgatgAAGGCGTACATCAGCATAGCATTTCATTACgaactttattaattgtatcTTATGGTTCCAAgtttgttatgttatgtttttgtgttgtttttggTTACTCATTAAAGCGCTGCAACATTTTTGacaatgaatttttttaatcctttttCTATCGACCCACCCTGATATATCCGACAATTTGCTGTGAGATCTCACTCATactcataataaaattgatagaatatcattgttaattTGACATTGTTCATCCTCAGAATCAGTGTCGCGGAACTCTGACGTGGACTTAAAAGAGCTGATGAAATGGCTATTGAAAAATGGTCTATAGGCGAGCAAATTCCCTCAAATTGCTCAGTAGTAGGGTTGTTATTGTGGCCAACGTGTTGCCTGATAAGTCCGAAGAAAAGTTGTATATGGTCTTGACTTAACTTGTATGTAGACAAGTAattcattactttattttttttaatcaattccGCGTATAAATACTTCAAACTTTGATTGTCTATCAAAAAAGCAAGAAATCCCATTTTGCTCTCGTGACGGGTGTTTTAttgatagttaattttattctatttcctCTAATTCTTTtcactttgttgtaaatttTAGGCGACTTTATGTAAACTTATGCTTCATTCAGAAAGTTAATTATCTCAGTTTCATTTTCTTCACTAAGTGGTCGTTTAAATCCTTGTTTATAGGTGTTTGAATTTAAGAtgtcaaatcaatttttaaacatttcgaTAAATTATACAGTAGCTTCAATATCTTTGATACTACTTCCATTAAGCAGGTCTGCACATAAGATCAGCGACTTTGCTACACTTCGACTCAATAATAGTTGCTAGGTTAACTTTCATAATTAGGTTTCGAAAAGATATATGACGTACGATCAATTTGTTTGCAAACTTGAAGCCCTCATTCTCTTGATGTTTTTGCAATTGGACCTACAACCATGCAACGCGATCACCGTTactaaataaaacgttttttgaTTCGAAAGTATTCCTCACCAGTCTGAGCATATGACATGCATCAAATACAACAGCCACTTTTTCGATTTTGAACACCGGTTGAGGAAAAGtggttattaaattaatttgctgAACAACCATCAAAAGTGAGAGCAACAATATCGACACCAACGTCGTAACACTCTAAGGCACTTATTGGCAGCCGGTGAATAATAATGTGAGATCGCGCAGGATTTTTTCACAGACGTCGGATTTATTCTCCTTTTTTTGCAATTGAAAATAAGAAATCATTATTTGCTTCATCAGCCTTCTGTGtcaattcattaaatttaagttcatttttattgttctttaaagACTTTACTAACTCTCGTAAAGCAGCATTTTTGgattttaaatacttgttttGCTTCTTCAGCTTAATAATTTCCTTTCTGCATTTTTCTCTTttgcttttttcaattttcaatttctttttaagATCAATTTTTCTCGGTGAGTCAAAAATAGAGTCTGTGTCTGACACGTATACTTCATGAAGGGGTGAACTAGGGGTAGTTTCTTCATTTAGGTCAGTACTCAAATCTTGCAAAGTCTGATGAAAAGCTGGTATagcatgaattttaatttttcgtcGTCCCAGtggtgttaaaaaaaaatcatcttccTTGAAATGTGCAGAACAAATTCGACTAAATTTCGTAGGTAACCACGTTTCATCTCCCTGGTCTCGCTGTATTACCTTTATCCACTTTTCTTTATAATGTGTGTCTTGCggaaatctaaaaaataaaaacgtaatttcaattatttatattttattccagtACCAAATAAGCGACTCTTGAGTGAACCACTgaaccatttttaataaaacacccATCATTTACTAAGCTACTAGATTTCTAAgagctaaaatatattttgacggactaatattacaaaaaacacTACGgtgcaatttaaaacattttttaatataatatttataaaccatAATGTGCCAACGCTATCACAGGATTGTCGCTGTTAATTTGCATTTATGGATGATCCCTTTCCAAACCGCTTCCGTAGACGTTTCGTGTAtctagttatattagttaagaGAATGGTACTGAGACAATAGTTTCATCTctgttaattacatacattatgcAATACTACTTTCTCTGTCGCACAATTATTTCCATTTCGTTCTATTTTCTGAcatcggaataaaataaattcaatatttaaataaatataaatacttacgaGTGAAATGTTATACCCTGgcttttattagtatttcttgagTTGTGATTGCACTTTCGAAAGGCACATGACGGcattttgcgattttttttattataattagcgCGTTAATTACGGTGGATGACGTCTGACTGTCACTGCGTATAAATCAACAGTGATTGCGAATGAGTGAGCTCACCCATATGAGGGTTGACACATTTTACGGCAGGGAcgcatctaacgatttaaatctttgtttgCGAGTAGCAAGACGCTGAGAGCGATAGCATTTCatggtttatttttacattttaacctTCTGAAAAATAACCgggtaaacaaaaaatatttttcgctaTGAGTTATTCTtaaagtaatgaaatattttcaaatatttaacagCAAATAGATTATAGTACCGTCAGTCAAACAAATTTCCGCCAATTTCTCACGTCAATCGCCATACTTCTTTCTTTAATTCATTTGCAgttaattataagaacaaaataaaaacaaaataattatcgaaggttttcttacaaaTTTTAAGCATATGTTCATGTATATCTGAACGAAAGAGGACGGAGTATCTATTCCATGTGTGTAGTTTATAAGACTTTTACGCTTGTTTActtgtatataaatgaataaaacatttttttcactCTTACAACATTAATTACCATATCCATTCACGAGGATAGAGACAATcacattttatgaataaatcgATATTCGATTATAATTCGAAtaaaatttctttcattttCAAGTATTCAACTTAGAACATTTATTGACAAAATaagtaatgtaaaaaatatagggACAAACATTTTATCATGATAGTATTACTATAAacgttaaaacaaaattttattgatttattttcccTATGTTATCTGTAATTTTGTTTCTATCTGTTCTTGACGTCAGTGTCGTATTAAGTTTGGTGATTGTAATTTTCTCTCGAATTTATGTtcatgttttcttttgttttcaattaatttttttagttataattaatgttttttacttaGTTGTTGTATTAGAATGACAATGGAAAGGAGGATAAAGTTAAAAACACTAAACAGCCACATAACTTGCAAGATTTGCCGCGGATACTTCATTGACGCGACCACGGTCACCGAGTGCCTACATACGTgttagtatttttgtttgtgtttactaaacttcaatattaactttattaatgaataaacaCAAACTCCAATGAATTGTAACAAGGAAGTCAAATATAACCCTAAATAAAAGGCTAACCCCAACGAAGGTaattttgtcaaaattatttCCTATTCTAAGATTAAACGAAAGTTTTCGCTGACAATTTCAGTTTGCAAGAGCTGTTTAGTGAAACATCTGGAAGAGAACAACACCTGTCCGACATGCAATATAGTCATACATCAATCCCATCCTCTGCAATACATCAGCTTCGACCGGACCATGCAAGATATTGTGTATAAACTGGTGCCGGACCTACAGGACAGTACGTACTTAACAATATTACCTGATTTTTAACTTCTCTAGTTATGTATCATATTGTATCAATATAAGTAGTGTATACCAATACTACATATTTGTCGACAGTCATTACTTAATcctattacaaaaatatgtccattgaaaaaagaattttaatatCCACTGAATATTACTTTTCTAGCTTGGTGAAAGTCTATAGACATAATATGATTTGCTTATTTATTGTGACTGTGAAAGTATTAAAAGAAAGATTGTGGCTATATCCAATAAGTTACTCAAAAACCAAAATGCAATTTTAACTAATACATTAGTAATTATGACTTGATTATTTGTGATTTTCTTTAGTATTGTAAATTCAATGCTAAAgtgctttatttttctttattcctTCTGTGATTAGGCTAGTTTGTGGTACATTTATATCCTATAGCAAAATATCTAAAATGTAGacacatttgaataaatatgaatCCCATTATTTCAGATGAATTGAAACGTGAGAGAGACTTCTATAGAGCAAGGGGTCTGCCGTGCCCCAAGGATGCAGCATTGGCTGTTGATAAACCCGGAGGTGGTGATGAACTTGAGCAACCAGATAATACTGATTGTCATAGGAAAGATGAACAGGTACTTAGTTTGTTAATAACTATCGTAATAGGTTAAGTATAAACACTAATGAGACAGGAAcctgattattttatatcaatcttTCCTTTTCTTatggataataataattaggaaCCAAATCATTTCTATGCTCATAATCTAAGCTAATCTATGTGACTTCACAAGTGTGGACTCTATTGTATAATGGGTACATCATACAGCTGTGGTTCTCAAGATGCCCCATTGGAGCCAGCATAGGctgaatgtatattttaaggACACAGTTTAAGTATGGACTCAAACTCAGACAGAAGCTTCCAGTGATTACCATACAGGAATATACAAaactctttaaatttttaaggaCTATGTTTATTAGTACAATAGTTTAATACACTTTGACACTATTTctgtgaatattattattagttgtaAGTCACTTGCATATACACAAGCATACTGCCtggttgttattttaaatatattcctgAGTAAAAtgtaaaggtttttttatatttcagtggtattt
The genomic region above belongs to Vanessa cardui chromosome 21, ilVanCard2.1, whole genome shotgun sequence and contains:
- the LOC124539060 gene encoding zinc finger protein 558-like translates to MMKSMDFKNICRICLESNKQTFDIYNSYYAKKKVLYCEMLSNCTKLRPLERDGLPRLICKDCSRQLKRTYAFNKQCENSEKTLRSYLKNPLYHTSVNESLIEINIDDIKTENIDVKEENTELTHKHNRTTFDLKEEKLNDDEDDSGWDADDDNVILGQIKQKKSFTEPLQTDNNIESRTWGIELENGTEQKPKKNVDDVLVERKKLSKSKIREKIEPVVHQCDVCGKCLSTKSNLKAHKICHTNLRPFRCDDCPATFRGYSALFQHRKVHSGAQSYHCEYCSKPFRRRTGLINHIRAHTGEKLHSCTICFKNFVQKAQLSTHMKRHKGDKSYLCQECGKGFSVKSDLTVHQRTHNGEKPYACHLCEKTFATSGNLSIHVRIHNKEVKYTCGECGRGFVTYSSYAVHVKRHRGQRDHRCDCGKTFYTSSALKQHRVVHSGLKRYQCKLCERRFAQPSHLTRHFRRDHAPPDAPLPPPHSFRRVLSDADLAPAAPPAPRPAPPPRRPRRPTRRCRRRTASAACSPTPTSRPPRRAPHRPHPRPRCPSRAAPRPAPPAPAPPDAPLPPPHSFRRVLSDADLAPAAPRPAPPPPAPALP
- the LOC124538908 gene encoding polycomb group RING finger protein 3; translation: MTMERRIKLKTLNSHITCKICRGYFIDATTVTECLHTFCKSCLVKHLEENNTCPTCNIVIHQSHPLQYISFDRTMQDIVYKLVPDLQDNELKRERDFYRARGLPCPKDAALAVDKPGGGDELEQPDNTDCHRKDEQVNVCLECISTSLRTLKRSFIRCSAQATITHLKKFVAKKALNGMEKYREIDILCNDELLGKDHTLKFVYVTRWRFRDPPLRLQYRPKIDL